In Cyprinus carpio isolate SPL01 chromosome B16, ASM1834038v1, whole genome shotgun sequence, the following are encoded in one genomic region:
- the LOC109058825 gene encoding kinesin-like protein KIF13A → MRVHDVLRAKAVFVMIACVCPAGQEVVFKCLGEGILENAFQGYNACIFAYGQTGSGKSFSMMGNGEQPGLIPRLCCSLFERVSRDQNESQSFKVEVSYMEIYNEKVRDLLDPKGSRQSLKVREHKVLGPYVDGLSQLAVMNFEDIESLMSEGNKSRTVAATNMNEESSRSHAVFSVIVTQTLYDLQSGNSGEKVSKISLVDLAGSERVSIRKTNRWCFLHVSRSLTTLGCVISALADQSAGKGKSKFVPYRDSVLTWLLKDNLGGNSKTAMIATISPAADNYEETLSTLRYADRAKRIVNHAVVNEDPNARIIRELREEVEKLKVQLSQAESLKSPELQEKLQESEKLIQEMTVTWEEKLRKTEEIAQERQKQLESMGISLESSGIKVGEDKCFLVNLNADPALNELLVYYLKDHTRVGADTSQDIQLFGIGIQSEHCVLDVTSDGDVTLTPADNARTCVNGTMVYSRVQLWHGDRILWGNNHFFRINLPKRKRRERPKEPERDSPRQSLAEADVETASQASSEQDYSYEFAQMEVMMKALGSNDPMQKAVQALEKQYVEEKRVALEEQRMMYERELQSLRQQLSPEKVSQHQRCSSFPTHTTHNKLRLWSDERDELFRQSLSRLREQVVRANVLVREANFLSEEMHKLTDYQVTLQIPAANLSANRKRGAIVSEPAIQVRRKGKGTQVWTIEKLENKLVDMRDLYRDWREGTQDVVSERKQCSYSSRKH, encoded by the exons ATGCGTGTGCACGATGTTCTGCGTGCTAAAGCTGTGTTTGTGATGATTGCATGTGTTTGTCCTGCAGGTCAGGAGGTCGTCTTCAAGTGCCTCGGGGAGGGAATACTGGAAAACGCCTTTCAAGGATACAACGCCTGCATCTTTGCCTACGGACAGACAG GCTCGGGGAAATCCTTCTCCATGATGGGCAACGGAGAGCAGCCAGGCCTGATCCCCAGACTCTGCTGCTCGCTGTTCGAGAGGGTCTCCAGAGACCAGAACGAGAGCCAGTCCTTCAAGGTGGAGGTCTCCTACATGGAGATCTACAATGAGAAAGTCCGAGACCTGCTGGATCCCAAAGG GAGCAGACAGTCTCTGAAGGTCAGAGAGCATAAAGTCCTGGGTCCGTATGTGGACGGTTTGTCTCAGCTGGCTGTGATGAACTTCGAG GACATCGAGTCTCTGATGTCGGAGGGGAATAAATCACGCACAGTAGCCGCCACTAACATGAACGAGGAGAGCAGCCGATCGCACGCCGTCTTCAGCGTCATCGTCACCCAGACGCTGTATGACCTGCAGTCTGGG AATTCTGGTGAGAAAGTGAGTAAGATCAGTCTGGTTGATCTGGCCGGCAGTGAACGTGTTTCTATTCGAAAAACTAACA GGTGGTGTTTTTTGCATGTCTCCAGGTCTCTGACGACGCTGGGCTGTGTGATTTCTGCTCTCGCTGATCAGTCTGCAGGAAAAGGCAAGAGCAAGTTTGTGCCGTACAGAGACTCAGTGCTGACGTGGCTGCTGAAG GACAATCTGGGAGGCAACAGTAAGACGGCCATGATCGCCACCATCAGCCCTGCCGCTGATAACTACGAGGAGACGCTGTCAACGCTGCGCTACGCCGACCGAGCCAAGAGAATCGTCAACCACGCCGTGGTGAACGAGGATCCCAACGCCCGCATCATCAGAGAGCTGCGGGAGGAAGTGGAGAAGCTGAAGGTGCAGCTCTCGCAGGCTGAG TCTCTGAAGTCTCCTGAGCTGCAGGAGAAACTCCAGGAGTCTGAGAAACTCATTCAGGAGATGACCGTCACCTGGGAGGAGAAACTCAGAAAGACTGAGGAGATTgcacag GAGCGTCAGAAGCAGCTGGAGAGCATGGGAATCTCTCTGGAGTCATCAGGGATCAAGGTCGGAGAGGACAAGTGCTTCCTGGTCAACCTGAACGCTGACCCGGCTCTCAATGAGCTGCTGGTTTACTATCTGAAG GATCACACGCGTGTGGGAGCCGACACGTCTCAGGACATCCAGCTGTTCGGCATCGGGATCCAGTCTGAACACTGTGTGCTGGACGTCACGTCTGACGGAGACGTCACGCTCACGCCGGCCGACAACGCCAG GACGTGTGTGAACGGGACGATGGTGTACTCCAGGGTTCAGCTGTGGCACGGCGACCGCATCCTGTGGGGAAACAACCACTTCTTCAG AATCAATCTGCCGAAGCGCAAGCGGCGCGAGCGACCGAAGGAGCCGGAGCGTGACTCTCCTCGCCAAAGCTTGGCCGAAGCCGACGTGGAGACGGCGAGCCAGGCCTCGTCCGAACAGGACTACAGCTACGAGTTCGCACAGATGGAGGTCATGATGAAAGCACTGGGGAGcaatg ACCCCATGCAGAAGGCGGTGCAGGCTCTGGAGAAGCAGTATGTGGAGGAGAAGCGTGTGGCGCTGGAGGAGCAGCGGATGATGTACGAGCGCGAGCTCCAGTCTCTGCGGCAGCAGCTCTCTCCGGAGAAAGTGTCTCAGCACCAGCGCTGCAGCAGCttccccacacacaccacacacaacaaactGCGCCTGTGGAGCGACGAGag ggACGAGCTGTTTCGTCAGAGTCTGTCTCGGCTGCGTGAGCAGGTGGTCCGAGCGAACGTTCTGGTGCGAGAGGCTAACTTTCTGTCCGAGGAGATGCACAAACTCACCGACTATCAGGTCACGCTGCAGATCCCAGCCGCCAACCTCAGCGCCAACCGCAAG CGCGGTGCTATAGTCAGTGAACCGGCCATCCAGGTGCGACGTAAAGGGAAGGGAACGCAGGTGTGGACCATCGAGAAACTAGAGAACAAACTCGTGGACATGAGAGACCTTTACAGAGACTGGAGGGAAGGAACACAGGACGTGGTgagtgaaagaaaacagtgctCTTATTCATCAAGgaaacattaa